Proteins encoded in a region of the Euzebya tangerina genome:
- a CDS encoding ABC transporter permease → MTARGRRSGLGSRLLAIARRDTETELSYRFRLASLLVSPFIGAFLAFYIARLVGTGGPLAEYDGTYFDYVVVGLALTSYAALGVSAFTQRIAQEQTAGTLEVLLAGPTRLPTLLAGGFIVPLGLTTIQVVGLIGIGVGLVGTGLSPGAVVGALPVLVLMILNFVAVGVVAGAVTLLSKRGDPISRGFYQLTLLLSGAVIPLELFPGWMQLIGRATPAFYGVRGLRDAVLTDGGVGAAADEVLILLGFAIITVPLAIGLFAAAVRSAKRYGILGTY, encoded by the coding sequence GTGACAGCGCGTGGCCGACGCAGTGGATTGGGCAGCAGACTGCTGGCCATCGCACGGCGCGACACCGAGACCGAGCTCAGCTATCGCTTCCGTCTCGCCTCGCTCCTCGTCTCGCCGTTCATCGGGGCGTTCCTCGCGTTCTACATCGCCCGGCTGGTCGGCACCGGCGGGCCGCTTGCCGAGTACGACGGCACCTACTTCGACTACGTCGTGGTGGGGTTGGCGCTGACCTCCTACGCGGCCCTCGGCGTCAGCGCGTTCACCCAGCGGATCGCTCAAGAGCAGACCGCCGGCACGCTGGAGGTGCTGCTGGCCGGACCGACGCGGCTGCCCACGCTCCTGGCCGGTGGGTTCATCGTGCCGCTCGGCCTGACGACGATCCAGGTCGTCGGGCTGATCGGCATCGGGGTCGGACTGGTCGGCACCGGTCTCTCGCCGGGCGCGGTCGTCGGCGCTCTCCCCGTCCTGGTCCTCATGATCCTAAACTTTGTCGCGGTCGGCGTCGTCGCGGGCGCCGTGACGCTGCTGTCGAAGCGAGGTGATCCCATCTCGCGTGGGTTCTACCAGCTGACGCTGCTGCTCAGCGGTGCGGTGATTCCGCTCGAGCTCTTCCCGGGCTGGATGCAGCTGATCGGGCGGGCCACACCGGCCTTCTACGGCGTCCGAGGCCTGCGTGACGCCGTGCTCACCGACGGCGGAGTCGGAGCGGCGGCTGACGAGGTGCTGATCCTGCTCGGCTTCGCGATCATCACCGTTCCGCTCGCCATCGGCCTCTTCGCGGCGGCGGTCCGCAGCGCCAAGCGCTACGGCATCCTCGGCACCTACTGA
- a CDS encoding S24/S26 family peptidase has product MVAPDVRARLFRHRLDREATWIATDGASMGRRWQAGVRVLLEAVDRAPRRGEVWAYCTAEGKLVVHRYVRCRDGLHVFQGDASFRPDQPVPTTWLVGRVRSVTDGTRTWSPRRRHVMASRVSATVPAIRRRLRRAIHE; this is encoded by the coding sequence ATGGTGGCACCCGACGTGAGAGCTCGTCTCTTCCGGCACCGGCTCGACCGGGAGGCGACGTGGATTGCGACCGACGGCGCGTCGATGGGGCGTCGCTGGCAGGCGGGTGTGCGCGTGCTGCTCGAGGCGGTCGATCGGGCGCCACGACGGGGGGAGGTCTGGGCCTACTGCACGGCGGAGGGCAAGTTGGTGGTGCATCGCTACGTGCGGTGCCGCGATGGCCTTCACGTCTTCCAGGGGGACGCGTCCTTCCGGCCCGACCAGCCGGTGCCGACGACGTGGCTGGTCGGGCGTGTCCGCTCGGTCACGGACGGCACCCGGACCTGGTCGCCACGCCGCCGGCATGTGATGGCCTCGCGGGTTTCGGCGACGGTGCCGGCGATCCGACGTCGCCTACGGCGGGCCATCCACGAGTAG
- a CDS encoding alpha/beta fold hydrolase gives MTSTAASSPPSSNHGNPDSMSQATLEAALDALPIGLSPAQSAAAAARVTGVAIRQPKAVVEHTARLWWKQVKTVVGMSETAPDRGDRRFTDEWFSDNPVYKRLAQSYLNWNRQVYALLDDLELDEKSRERARFVLGLITETVAPTNTLLGNPAALKKFVKTRGASLRHGLRHMAYDVRNNGGMPSMVDTRPFALGDTVAATTGGVVFRNDVLELIQYTPQTETVRERPVVFVPPQINKYYILDLAPERSLVEHAVRAGQQVFMVSWRNPDREMRDWDMDTYLSALLEAFAAVTDITGSEDLNMVGVCAGGITAAALLGHLAAIDTPLIKSATFLVTVLDWSVVSTVGTFISRPVVAAAIQKSQRDGVLSGQDLARLFAWMRPNDLVWNYWVNNYLLGNNPSAFDVLSWNVDSTNLPAGLHADFMHMAADNAMTIPGAVEALGTPVDLGDVKVDNYVVGAINDHITPWQGCYQTTQLLGGRSTFVLSNAGHIVAMVNPPGSKKSSFHVNTKIKDQTPEQWKAGATVQDGTWWDHWITWLETRSGEDVAAPSELGNDGHPMILPAPGTYVRA, from the coding sequence ATGACCAGTACTGCCGCATCCTCCCCACCGTCGTCCAACCACGGCAACCCCGACAGCATGAGCCAGGCGACGCTCGAGGCCGCCCTCGATGCGCTGCCGATCGGGCTGAGCCCGGCGCAGTCAGCCGCTGCCGCTGCGCGCGTGACCGGTGTGGCGATCCGGCAGCCCAAGGCCGTCGTGGAGCACACCGCGCGGCTGTGGTGGAAGCAGGTCAAGACCGTCGTCGGGATGTCCGAGACGGCCCCGGACCGCGGCGACCGGCGGTTCACCGACGAGTGGTTCTCCGACAACCCGGTCTACAAGCGGCTGGCCCAGTCCTACTTGAACTGGAATCGACAGGTCTACGCGCTGCTGGATGACCTTGAACTGGACGAGAAGTCCCGTGAGCGGGCCCGCTTCGTGCTGGGTCTCATCACCGAGACGGTGGCCCCGACCAACACGCTGCTCGGCAATCCGGCAGCACTGAAGAAGTTCGTCAAGACCCGAGGGGCGAGCCTCCGGCACGGATTGCGCCACATGGCCTACGACGTCCGCAACAACGGCGGCATGCCCTCGATGGTCGACACCCGCCCGTTCGCGCTGGGTGACACGGTCGCCGCGACCACCGGCGGCGTCGTGTTCCGCAATGACGTCCTGGAGTTGATCCAGTACACGCCGCAGACCGAGACCGTGCGCGAACGGCCCGTGGTCTTCGTCCCGCCGCAGATCAACAAGTACTACATCCTGGACCTGGCGCCGGAGCGGAGCCTGGTCGAGCACGCCGTCAGGGCCGGCCAGCAGGTGTTCATGGTCTCGTGGCGCAATCCCGACCGGGAGATGCGCGACTGGGACATGGACACCTACCTCTCGGCGCTGCTCGAGGCCTTCGCCGCCGTGACCGACATCACCGGGTCGGAGGATCTCAACATGGTCGGGGTCTGTGCCGGAGGCATCACCGCCGCGGCGTTGCTCGGACACCTTGCGGCCATCGACACGCCGCTGATCAAGTCGGCGACCTTCCTGGTGACCGTGCTGGACTGGTCGGTCGTCTCCACGGTCGGGACCTTCATCTCCCGGCCGGTGGTGGCGGCGGCGATCCAGAAGTCGCAGCGCGACGGCGTGCTGTCCGGGCAGGACCTGGCACGACTGTTCGCGTGGATGCGTCCCAATGACCTGGTGTGGAACTACTGGGTCAACAACTACCTGCTGGGCAACAACCCCTCCGCCTTCGATGTGCTGTCGTGGAACGTCGACTCGACCAATCTGCCGGCCGGCTTGCACGCCGACTTCATGCACATGGCGGCGGACAACGCGATGACCATCCCGGGCGCGGTGGAGGCGCTGGGAACGCCAGTCGATCTGGGCGACGTCAAGGTCGACAACTACGTCGTCGGCGCGATCAACGACCACATCACGCCGTGGCAGGGCTGCTACCAGACCACGCAGCTGCTGGGCGGCCGCTCGACCTTCGTGCTGTCCAACGCCGGTCACATCGTCGCGATGGTCAATCCGCCGGGGTCGAAGAAGTCCTCGTTCCACGTGAACACCAAGATCAAGGACCAGACCCCCGAGCAGTGGAAGGCCGGGGCGACCGTGCAGGACGGCACCTGGTGGGACCACTGGATCACGTGGCTCGAGACCCGCTCGGGTGAGGACGTTGCCGCACCGAGTGAGCTGGGCAACGATGGGCACCCGATGATCCTCCCTGCACCCGGCACCTACGTACGCGCATGA
- a CDS encoding ABC transporter ATP-binding protein codes for MLTADGVSKTYEPPTGLAGLLVRTASSEPIQAVRDITFSVGRGEILGLVGPNGAGKSTLLRMCAGLLTPTSGRVTVDGRDVATDPADVRRITGLLLADDRALYWRLTGRQNLRFFGVMAGLSAAEARRRSELLMEEFGLADRDRRVFGYSSGMRVRLGLARTLIADPELVILDEPTRSLDPAASSDLLRRVRHLRESGRAVVLSTHRLTEVEAVCDRVVVLDQGAALLAAAVADLAADGSPPTEVLTRLLGAELDP; via the coding sequence ATGCTGACGGCTGACGGCGTCTCCAAGACCTACGAGCCACCCACCGGACTGGCGGGCCTCCTGGTCCGGACGGCGTCGTCCGAGCCCATCCAGGCCGTTCGGGACATCACCTTCTCCGTCGGGCGTGGCGAGATCCTCGGTCTCGTCGGGCCCAACGGCGCCGGCAAATCGACCCTGTTGCGAATGTGTGCCGGATTGCTGACGCCGACGTCCGGTCGGGTGACCGTGGATGGCCGTGACGTTGCGACCGACCCGGCGGACGTGCGACGCATCACCGGACTGCTGCTGGCGGACGATCGTGCCCTCTACTGGCGCCTCACGGGCCGCCAGAACCTCCGGTTCTTCGGGGTCATGGCCGGGCTGAGCGCTGCCGAGGCCCGGCGCCGGTCAGAGCTGCTCATGGAGGAGTTCGGCCTGGCTGATCGGGACCGACGGGTCTTCGGGTACTCCTCCGGCATGCGAGTACGGCTGGGACTGGCCCGGACGCTCATCGCCGACCCGGAACTCGTCATCCTGGACGAGCCGACGCGGTCCCTTGACCCAGCCGCCAGCAGCGATCTGCTGCGTCGGGTTCGACACCTCCGCGAGTCGGGCCGCGCCGTGGTCCTCTCGACCCATCGGCTGACCGAGGTCGAGGCGGTCTGTGATCGGGTGGTCGTGCTCGACCAGGGAGCGGCGCTCCTCGCTGCGGCCGTGGCTGACCTGGCGGCGGATGGCTCACCGCCGACCGAGGTCCTGACCCGGCTGCTCGGAGCGGAGCTGGACCCGTGA
- a CDS encoding class I SAM-dependent methyltransferase — protein MDLTHHAKTFDRAAATYDRVDVEFFATFGRMLVDAVALRPGERVLDIGTGRGAVLDPASSAVGPTGLAVGVDLAPTMVALTAADLADREQVLVRQEDATSLPTSLGTFDAVLSSLVLFFSDDPAGTLQHWASFVRPGGRLGLVTFVEDPDDSIFEELLTPFLPDDAQQEPAVDRSSFDLVRDAGWLDGAVRDAGLTVISATEHRHLTRFADIEQWWEWVWSHGMRAALELVPARDHDALREAAGRVLQDRRLPDGDLGLGVRIRITVANRAS, from the coding sequence ATGGACCTGACGCACCACGCGAAGACCTTCGACCGCGCGGCCGCCACCTACGACCGGGTGGACGTCGAGTTCTTCGCGACGTTCGGACGGATGCTGGTCGATGCGGTCGCACTGCGGCCAGGTGAGAGGGTGCTGGACATCGGTACCGGTCGAGGTGCAGTGCTCGACCCGGCGTCATCGGCAGTCGGCCCGACCGGTCTCGCCGTGGGTGTTGACCTGGCGCCGACGATGGTGGCGCTGACCGCCGCTGACCTCGCGGATCGGGAGCAGGTGCTCGTCCGGCAGGAAGACGCCACCTCGCTGCCGACCTCGCTCGGCACGTTCGACGCGGTGCTGTCCAGCCTGGTGTTGTTCTTCAGCGACGACCCGGCCGGGACGCTGCAGCACTGGGCGAGCTTCGTCCGCCCCGGCGGCCGCCTGGGGCTGGTGACCTTCGTAGAGGACCCGGATGACTCGATCTTCGAGGAGCTGCTGACCCCGTTCCTGCCCGACGACGCTCAGCAGGAGCCAGCGGTCGACCGTTCGTCGTTCGACCTGGTCCGTGACGCCGGGTGGCTCGACGGCGCCGTCCGGGACGCTGGTCTGACCGTCATCAGCGCGACCGAGCACCGACATCTCACCCGCTTCGCCGACATCGAGCAGTGGTGGGAGTGGGTGTGGTCCCACGGCATGCGCGCCGCGCTCGAGCTCGTGCCGGCCCGCGATCACGATGCACTCCGGGAGGCGGCCGGCCGGGTGCTGCAGGACCGGCGACTGCCGGATGGCGACCTCGGGCTGGGCGTTCGGATCCGGATCACCGTGGCCAACCGGGCGAGCTGA
- a CDS encoding PqqD family protein produces the protein MVRAPGVTAEPSGDRTVVLDAEATTMSTLNPVGALLFAQLVTPHTAAQLVEVLRRQFPDVPVTTLESDVDSFLAQMRSAGLIVPADADG, from the coding sequence GTGGTGCGTGCTCCCGGCGTGACCGCGGAACCGTCCGGGGATCGGACGGTCGTGCTGGACGCCGAGGCCACCACGATGTCGACGCTCAACCCGGTCGGAGCACTGCTGTTCGCCCAGCTGGTCACCCCGCACACCGCCGCCCAGTTGGTGGAGGTGCTGCGCCGTCAATTCCCTGACGTGCCCGTCACCACCCTGGAGAGCGACGTCGACAGCTTCCTCGCGCAGATGCGGTCAGCTGGTCTGATTGTTCCTGCTGATGCTGACGGCTGA
- a CDS encoding alpha/beta fold hydrolase, whose protein sequence is MTGGDSPIDVGAEGQQTLRPAGGTLLEDRPALLKRSGVLNVGRQRVRMSLVNEGAGRPLLLINGIGATGDLFDDFRVHITDRETIAFDVPGVGGSPAPTWPWRIRWYARVVAEMINELGHSSVDVLGLSWGGALAQELARRHPDRVRRLVLVATTPGVISLPGRPSALAVLMTPWRYYSPAYLQAVAPTLYGGQVRDHPEMMNRHSQVRSTRPPSVSGYVCQLSALRRWTSLPWLRTLPMRTLVLAGDDDPIIPLRNAKMMASRIPQARLYVVKGGGHLFLFTQAAAMADRVTDFLDA, encoded by the coding sequence ATGACGGGTGGCGACTCACCCATCGACGTCGGTGCGGAGGGCCAGCAGACGCTGCGACCCGCCGGTGGGACACTCCTGGAGGACCGACCTGCGCTGCTCAAGCGGTCAGGCGTGCTGAACGTCGGACGGCAGCGGGTGCGCATGTCGTTGGTCAACGAGGGCGCCGGTCGGCCGCTGCTGCTCATCAACGGGATCGGCGCCACGGGGGACCTCTTCGACGACTTCCGGGTGCACATCACCGACCGGGAGACGATCGCGTTCGATGTCCCCGGGGTCGGTGGGTCGCCAGCCCCGACCTGGCCGTGGCGGATTCGCTGGTACGCCAGAGTCGTGGCGGAGATGATCAACGAGCTGGGCCACAGCTCGGTGGACGTGCTTGGTCTGTCGTGGGGCGGTGCGCTGGCGCAGGAGCTGGCACGCCGGCACCCCGATCGGGTCCGGCGGCTGGTGCTGGTGGCCACGACGCCGGGAGTGATCTCGCTGCCGGGCCGGCCGTCGGCGCTCGCCGTTCTCATGACGCCATGGCGCTACTACTCCCCCGCCTACCTGCAGGCGGTGGCCCCGACGTTGTACGGGGGCCAGGTGCGGGACCACCCCGAGATGATGAACCGGCACAGCCAGGTCAGGTCGACCCGACCACCGAGCGTGAGCGGGTACGTGTGTCAGCTGAGTGCACTGCGCCGTTGGACGTCACTGCCGTGGCTGCGCACCCTCCCCATGCGGACGTTGGTGTTGGCCGGGGACGACGACCCGATCATCCCCCTCCGCAACGCCAAGATGATGGCGAGCCGGATCCCGCAGGCGCGGCTGTACGTGGTCAAGGGTGGGGGGCACCTCTTCCTGTTCACGCAGGCCGCGGCCATGGCGGACCGGGTCACCGACTTCCTGGACGCCTGA
- a CDS encoding phytanoyl-CoA dioxygenase family protein: protein MTVSQEQIDQYQSDGAVVLRRVFDDAALAVITQVTETMLIEPSPRAITASEPGKPAFVEDFCNWQRFPELLETVRTCGLARDVAALMRSDTARLYHDHVLNKEPGASQPTPFHQDQPFYNVDGRQNVSVWIPIDPVDRETTLEFLAGSHDGTWYLPTTFYDKQAKWFPEGSLAPVPTVDRETDPILGWALEPGDAVAFHMLTVHGAAGNTMTHPRRTLSLRFLGDDVTHAPRRWTTSPPFPGLEQDLPDGAPMDHPLFPLVWPPDHSPDA, encoded by the coding sequence ATGACCGTGTCGCAGGAGCAGATCGACCAGTACCAGTCCGACGGCGCGGTGGTCCTCCGCCGCGTGTTCGACGACGCCGCACTGGCCGTCATCACCCAGGTGACCGAGACCATGCTGATCGAACCCAGCCCCCGCGCCATCACGGCCAGCGAGCCGGGCAAGCCGGCGTTCGTCGAGGACTTCTGCAACTGGCAGCGGTTCCCCGAGCTGCTCGAGACCGTCCGAACCTGTGGCCTCGCCCGCGACGTCGCCGCGCTGATGCGATCCGACACCGCACGGCTGTACCACGACCACGTCCTGAACAAGGAGCCCGGAGCCAGCCAGCCCACCCCCTTCCACCAGGACCAGCCCTTCTACAACGTCGACGGGAGGCAGAACGTCAGCGTGTGGATCCCCATCGACCCGGTCGATCGCGAAACCACCCTCGAGTTCCTCGCGGGCTCACACGACGGCACCTGGTACCTGCCGACCACGTTCTACGACAAGCAGGCCAAGTGGTTCCCCGAAGGCTCGCTGGCGCCCGTGCCGACCGTCGATCGCGAGACCGACCCGATTCTCGGATGGGCCCTGGAGCCCGGCGATGCGGTCGCCTTCCACATGCTGACCGTCCACGGCGCGGCCGGGAACACCATGACCCACCCGCGGCGCACCCTCAGCCTGCGCTTCTTGGGTGATGACGTCACCCACGCGCCGCGGCGCTGGACGACCTCACCTCCCTTCCCGGGTCTGGAGCAAGATTTGCCCGACGGGGCGCCCATGGACCACCCGCTGTTCCCCCTGGTGTGGCCCCCGGACCACAGCCCGGACGCCTGA
- a CDS encoding histidine phosphatase family protein, with protein MGVVVLLRHGQASFGSEDYDDLSPLGREQSAMAGAALLSRQLRDPVVTSGTLRRQVDTAAIAADALGRRVDGPPDPRWNEYTNVGTAWQDGNHAGDAPTDVAAFQALLDAELTRWVAADEPDGWRAFQDGAVAALRDLAEQLGRGRDAVVATSGGVIAAVLGHLLGLGPDGVVALNRVTVNASLTTIVLGSRGISLLSFNDHAHFTGAAAAKRTYR; from the coding sequence ATGGGTGTGGTCGTGCTGCTGCGGCATGGGCAGGCATCCTTCGGGTCCGAGGACTACGACGACCTCTCGCCGCTGGGGCGGGAGCAGTCGGCCATGGCCGGAGCGGCGCTGCTGTCTCGCCAGCTCCGTGATCCCGTGGTGACCAGTGGCACCCTGCGTCGACAGGTGGACACGGCAGCCATCGCCGCCGACGCGCTGGGCCGGCGGGTCGATGGGCCACCTGATCCGCGCTGGAATGAGTACACCAACGTCGGGACGGCATGGCAGGACGGCAACCACGCTGGTGATGCCCCCACGGACGTCGCCGCCTTCCAGGCACTGCTCGACGCGGAGTTGACCCGATGGGTCGCCGCGGACGAACCTGACGGGTGGCGTGCCTTCCAGGACGGCGCCGTGGCGGCACTCCGGGACCTGGCCGAACAGCTCGGTCGTGGACGGGATGCGGTCGTGGCCACCTCCGGCGGTGTGATCGCCGCGGTGCTCGGCCATCTGCTCGGGCTGGGACCGGACGGGGTCGTCGCCCTCAACCGGGTCACGGTCAACGCCTCGCTCACCACGATCGTCCTGGGGTCCCGGGGCATCAGCCTGCTGTCGTTCAACGACCACGCCCACTTCACCGGAGCGGCGGCCGCCAAGCGGACGTACCGGTGA
- a CDS encoding reverse transcriptase family protein — translation MRIIVAAFLDGSWEPTAMAARAHHDLGLLTVRREIDFGGTEPYVWLHRAADLVADTFVAPPRSELRAMRVLVAEHAAPAILPLLDHPIAGPHTGTALVSSAMSEPRWPVVHLDTVGDVAAALGLLPTQLSWFADVASLEQSVTDERLRHYRYRWVAKSGSGQRLVEAPKQTLRRVQRWVLRRVLHNIPVHPATHGFVPGRSVHTYVGPHVGRRVVVSLDLRNFFTSVAAGRVFGIFRVAGYADSVAHTLTGLMTNAVPADILRGHPDAPRALRFPHLPQGAPTSPALANLAAFSLDRRLSGLATAMDLRYTRYADDLAFSSAGGLSRRARRRLVVTVEEIARAEGFDVNRAKTRAATAGRQQRLAGRVVNAVDNAPRRDYDRLRAVLHDASINGPVAANREGHPAFEAHLRGRIHWVASDSPARQRRLWQLFDQIDWSEG, via the coding sequence GTGCGCATCATCGTGGCCGCATTCCTCGACGGCTCCTGGGAACCGACCGCAATGGCCGCCCGGGCGCACCACGACCTCGGACTGCTCACCGTGCGGAGGGAGATCGACTTCGGAGGGACCGAACCCTACGTGTGGTTGCACCGAGCCGCAGACCTCGTAGCCGACACCTTCGTGGCACCACCGCGGTCCGAACTCCGTGCGATGCGAGTGCTGGTCGCCGAGCACGCCGCCCCGGCCATCCTGCCGCTCCTGGACCACCCGATCGCGGGACCGCACACGGGGACCGCGCTCGTGAGTTCTGCGATGAGCGAGCCGCGGTGGCCCGTTGTCCACCTGGACACGGTGGGTGACGTGGCTGCTGCGCTCGGCCTCCTCCCGACCCAGCTGTCCTGGTTCGCCGACGTCGCATCGCTGGAGCAGTCGGTGACCGACGAGCGTCTGCGGCACTACCGCTACCGGTGGGTGGCCAAGTCGGGCAGCGGGCAGCGGCTGGTCGAGGCGCCGAAGCAGACCTTGCGTCGGGTGCAGCGCTGGGTCCTGCGCAGGGTGCTCCACAACATCCCAGTTCACCCGGCCACGCACGGCTTCGTGCCGGGACGCTCCGTCCACACCTACGTGGGCCCGCATGTCGGGCGACGGGTGGTGGTCTCGCTGGACCTCCGCAACTTCTTCACATCTGTGGCGGCGGGGCGGGTGTTCGGCATCTTCAGGGTGGCGGGGTATGCCGACTCGGTAGCGCACACCCTCACGGGACTGATGACCAATGCGGTCCCCGCTGACATCCTCCGAGGGCATCCGGATGCGCCCCGTGCCCTCCGGTTCCCTCACCTCCCGCAGGGCGCGCCGACGTCGCCGGCACTCGCCAACCTCGCCGCGTTCTCCCTCGACCGTCGATTGTCCGGGTTGGCCACGGCTATGGACTTGCGCTACACGAGGTACGCCGACGACCTGGCCTTCTCGAGCGCTGGCGGGCTGAGCCGTCGAGCACGGCGGCGACTGGTCGTGACGGTCGAGGAGATCGCGCGCGCGGAGGGCTTCGACGTGAACCGGGCAAAGACGCGGGCAGCCACGGCCGGCCGACAGCAGCGCCTGGCTGGCCGGGTGGTCAACGCCGTCGACAACGCGCCGCGTCGGGACTACGACCGTCTTCGGGCAGTGCTGCACGACGCGAGCATCAACGGACCAGTCGCCGCGAATCGCGAGGGTCACCCCGCGTTCGAGGCGCATCTCCGTGGGCGCATCCACTGGGTCGCGAGCGACAGTCCTGCCCGGCAGCGGCGCCTGTGGCAGCTGTTCGACCAGATCGATTGGTCCGAAGGATGA
- a CDS encoding fructosamine kinase family protein, producing MDREISQTIERLTGSRVASANPLSGGDVAAAYRVDLADGSRVFAKTKAGADPSFFATEAAGLRWLGEPSVIPVPQVIGVGDDVPLLALEWIEPGSPTPTTEADFGRALAALHQAGPSSFGRADNATTGSLELPNTQHATWAQALADNRLRPLARIGLERGAYGQDEADDLERVADRLPDLVPEEPPARLHGDLWAGNRMIGAGGRSWLIDPAAHGGHREFDLAMMDLFGGFGPACYAAYDDAFPLADGWRDRIPLHQLAPLAVHAIKFGGGYRPALRRALEATLTTG from the coding sequence GTGGACCGCGAGATCAGCCAGACCATCGAGCGCCTGACCGGCAGTCGTGTCGCGTCGGCGAACCCCCTGTCAGGAGGCGATGTCGCCGCCGCCTACCGCGTCGACCTTGCCGACGGCAGCCGCGTCTTCGCCAAGACCAAGGCGGGGGCCGACCCCTCATTCTTCGCCACCGAGGCTGCGGGTCTGCGCTGGCTGGGTGAGCCGTCGGTCATCCCGGTCCCGCAGGTGATCGGGGTCGGCGACGACGTCCCGCTCCTCGCCCTCGAGTGGATCGAGCCCGGGTCCCCGACCCCCACGACCGAGGCCGACTTCGGCCGGGCCCTGGCGGCGCTGCACCAGGCGGGGCCGTCCTCATTCGGACGGGCGGACAACGCCACGACGGGGTCTCTCGAGCTGCCCAACACCCAACACGCCACCTGGGCGCAGGCACTGGCCGACAACCGACTCCGCCCGCTGGCGCGGATCGGACTGGAGCGGGGAGCCTATGGCCAGGACGAGGCCGACGACCTCGAGCGGGTCGCCGACCGCTTGCCGGACCTCGTGCCGGAGGAGCCGCCAGCCCGGCTGCACGGCGACCTATGGGCCGGCAACCGCATGATCGGAGCCGGCGGCCGGAGTTGGCTGATCGACCCGGCTGCCCACGGCGGCCATCGGGAGTTCGACCTGGCGATGATGGACCTGTTCGGCGGCTTCGGGCCCGCGTGCTACGCCGCCTACGACGATGCGTTCCCGCTGGCCGACGGCTGGCGCGACCGGATCCCGCTGCACCAATTGGCCCCCCTGGCGGTCCACGCGATCAAGTTCGGCGGTGGGTATCGGCCAGCGCTGCGGCGGGCGCTCGAGGCGACACTGACGACAGGATGA